The Halichondria panicea chromosome 14, odHalPani1.1, whole genome shotgun sequence genome contains a region encoding:
- the LOC135347796 gene encoding uncharacterized protein LOC135347796, with amino-acid sequence MHGNDHGGRKLKRGWDMTTNPKNNEKMAELEISRSGQTHDILHPSTSLEWEEWPPLPVVMVNASSVYLNGTLYVGGGIANRSSGLRDDAALYSFKPGVDSTWTVTVTPTYWYTLAVHDFELLLVGGKEYPIKEITNKVFTMRDGQFVEVLPPMKERRVSPSAVSSGSALIVAGGRNISGALSSVEVFKDGQWTTAPSLPSAEFGMQSALHGDQWYLIMSLGKVFCASLQSLIFGADQLPWETLPDAPNHFSAAAFFGGHLLSIGGGIPAPTTIHAFSTFTQSWEHVADLPPLLYSNPTAVALSSKQLIVSDGARVLHGKLKVTPFDADSHFTMRAIDRLKVSAGISVKEELVQHASRTAFLAVAGVYVREMYNYILGEWASGRGPHPPTWAELFRALKEKGLSELAGRMEKYLRGSVLEDPPRPPPDEEGDSEEEKDDETPEQEILRLNNVLVEYISANTLLKKENIQLKKANINPEHHLKSEKVKEEQLYPASIKEEPTFDKDNQSPSSPLKHIKQETIETTKVKSEEPVSQLLPLELSTVQHHAIPFNLPGVEVLASTCVIVTNSPQIFRWVGYGFKLTIPQGSLPAGVDQCRLDIKASVAGQYQFPDNLQLVSGVIWIRPYPSGQFQQQLTVEIQHCANMTSSTKLSFVRAHCSQKSLPYTFKQLEGRGSFTEHSSYGCLSVNHFSSFAIAAEGDVDLLYVASLYYLKADPRTVEIHFTIIPNDEVHNAATQHYFQKLGAEQKLNLEVEFEGSNISLDIPISSGVDVNEWRLKPLVKPKISKKWVDSFKPGRAVPSTKLVATLSESSWDCKVPSRSYLTTLKGTKEPDNQIWIVLDPVDPKEETRELLMQLQSHAIHYPPSLGPPHYPVASHSRNMSGIAVNEEDKGDENQLGTNDLQNVFSQLVEAAKDWFELGLALGIKVDILEGIDSNKNSDRARLREMLTHWLRSSPSRTWSDICNGLRSDTVKQINLADKIEEKYKVKSEEPVSQLLPLGLSTVQHHAIPFDLPGVEVVASTCVIITNSPQTFHWVGYGFKLTILQGSLPAGVDQCRLDIKASVAGQYQFPDNLQLVSCVFWVRPYPSGRFQQQLTVEIQHCAKMTSSTNLSFVRAHCSQKSLPYTFKQLEGRGSFTEHSSYGSLELNHFSGLAVTGEDVEKHYTASLYYYPHIKHTTKIDVVLSWNDEAHVSAVEQFYERKGAEKGSHLTIEFEVPSEAISLDIPMLEGIEKDGWKIYPLVTPIVTRGEVDSFKPRTYVPSLQLKAKVLRRDEAQDLSYVLNLIGAREPKNKLLVEVELAERINTYADSLLADRALVPSQGIQFADDKGDKNQLGTNDLQDVFSQLVEAAKDWFELGLALRIKVDILEGIDSNKNSDRARLREMLTHWLRSSPSRTWSDICNGLRSDTVKQINLADKIEEKYKEYSSRPRPITGEKREATEHTEQVPPKRPRSEEQ; translated from the exons ATGCATGGTAATGATCATGGAGGTAGAAAGCTGAAGAGGGGGTGGGACATGACAACTAATCCCAAGAACAATGAAAAGATGGCAGAGCTAGAGATATCTCGATCTGGACAg ACTCATGACATCCTCCATCCCTCAACATCTCTGGAGTGGGAGGAATGGCCTCCTCTACCAGTGGTGATGGTGAATGCCTCTTCAGTGTATCTGAATGGAACACTCTATGTCGGAGGAGGGATTGCCAATAGATCTAGTGGATTGAGAGATGATGCTGCACTGTACTCATTCAAACCTGGAGTTGACAGCACATGGACAGTGACAGTCACACCCACCTATTGGTATACCCTTGCCGTCCATGACTTTGAACTGCTACTGGTGGGTGGGAAAGAGTATCCTATCAAAGAGATAACAAACAAAGTCTTCACGATGAGGGATGGACAGTTTGTTGAAGTACTGCCTCCTATGAAGGAGAGACGAGTGTCACCATCTGCTGTCAGTAGTGGGTCTGCACTAATTGTGGCTGGAGGGCGGAATATCTCAGGAGCACTCTCCTCTGTGGAAGTGTTCAAAGATGGTCAGTGGACGACTGCTCCCTCCCTACCAAGTGCAGAGTTTGGCATGCAGTCTGCTCTCCATGGTGACCAGTGGTACCTGATCATGAGTCTAGGGAAAGTGTTCTGTGCATCACTACAATCACTCATATTTGGAGCCGACCAGTTACCATGGGAGACGCTACCTGATGCTCCTAATCACTTTTCAGCTGCTGCCTTCTTTGGTGGCCATCTCTTGTCTATTGGAGGGGGTATCCCTGCACCCACAACCATCCATGCCTTCTCCACATTCACTCAGTCCTGGGAACATGTTGCTGACCTGCCTCCATTACTGTATAGTAACCCAACAGCTGTTGCCCTGTCGAGCAAACAATTAATTGTGAGCGATGGTGCTAGAGTACTTCACGGAAAACTTAAGG tGACTCCATTTGATGCTGACAGTCACTTCACTATGAGAGCTATTGATCGCCTCAAAGTCTCAGCAGGAATCTCTGTGAAAGAGGAGCTTGTACAACACGCCTCACGCACTGCCTTCCTAGCTGTTGCTGGTGTGTATGTTCGGGAGATGTACAACTACATCTTGGGAGAGTGGGCGTCAGGACgtggaccacacccacccacatggGCAGAGCTGTTCAGAGCTCTCAAGGAAAAGGGCTTGAGTGAGCTGGCTGGTCGGATGGAGAAGTACTTGAGAGGGTCAGTTCTTGAGGACCCACCTCGACCACCCCCTGATGAGGAAGGTGACTCAGAGGAAGAGAAAGATG ATGAAACACCAGAGCAAGAAATTCTGAGGCTAAACAATGTGCTGGTTGAGTACATTAGTGCTAATACTCTACTGAAGAAGGAGAATATTCAATTGAAGAAGGCGAATATCAACCCTGAGCATCATTTGAAATCTGAGAAGGTGAAAGAAGAGCAACTATACCCAGCTTCTATCAAAGAGGAGCCAAcatttgacaaag ATAATCAGTCGCCCTCATCTCCCCTGAAGCATATCAAACAGGAAACCATAGAGACCACTAAAG TGAAAAGTGAAGAACCAGTCTCACAGCTACTACCTTTGGAACTGTCCACTGTACAGCATCATGCAATACCATTCA ACCTCCCTGGTGTTGAAGTTTTGGCCAGTACGTGTGTGATTGTCACCAACTCACCCCAAATCTTCCGCTGGGTTGGCTATGGGTTCAAGCTCACCATACCCCAGGGCTCCCTGCCAGCTGGTGTTGACCAGTGTCGACTAGACATCAAGGCCAGTGTAGCTGGACAGTACCAGTTTCCTGATAATCTCCAGTTGGTCAGCGGTGTTATCTGGATACGTCCTTATCCCTCGGGTCAATTCCAACAGCAGCTAACAGTCGAGATACAGCACTGTGCCAATATGACCAGCTCTaccaagctctcatttgtgaGAGCACATTGCTCCCAGAAGAGTCTGCCCTACACATTCAAGCAACTTGAAGGGCGTGGCTCGTTCACTGAGCACAGCTCGTACGGTTGTTTGAGTGTGAATCATTTCAGTTCATTTGCAATAGCTGCGGAGGGTGATGTTGATCTACTTTATGTCGCTAGTCTATACTATCTGAAGGCCGACCCTCGGACCGTTGAGATTCATTTCACAATCATCCCCAATGATGAAGTACATAATGCT GCAACACAACATTATTTCCAAAAGTTGGGGGCGGAACAGAAACTGAATTTGGAAGTGGAGTTTGAAGGCTCAAATATTTCACTTGATATTCCAATATCCAGCGGTGTTGATGTCAATGAATGGAGACTAAAACCACTTGTTAAACCAAAA ATATCAAAGAAATGGGTTGATTCATTCAAGCCGGGGAGAGCTGTTCCATCCACAAAGCTGGTAGCGACACTCTCTGAGAGTAGCTGGGACTGCAAGGTACCAAGCCGCTCATATCTAACAACTTTGAAAGGAACTAAGGAGCCTGATAACCAAATATGGATTGTTTTGGACCCAGTGGATCCAAAAGAAG AGACTAGAGAATTGCTGATGCAACTTCAGTCACATGCGATTCATTACCCACCCTCCCTTGGGCCACCTCACTATCCTGTGGCTTCACACTCTCGGAACATGTCAG GCATTGCTGTGAACGAGGAGGATAAAGGAGATGAGAATCAATTAGGCACTAATGATTTGCAAAATGTGTTCTCTCAATTGGTGGAGGCCGCTAAAGATTGGTTTGAGTTGGGCCTCGCTTTGGGGATTAAAGTTGACATCCTTGAGGGCATTGATTCTAATAAGAACAGCGATAGAGCTCGCTTGCGTGAAATGCTGACCCACTGGCTGCGATCTTCACCTTCTCGTACATGGAGTGACATTTGCAATGGCCTTAGAAGTGACACTGTCAAACAAATCAATCTTGCTGATAAAATCGAGGAGAAATACAAag TGAAAAGTGAAGAACCAGTCTCACAGCTACTACCTTTGGGACTGTCCACTGTACAGCATCATGCAATACCATTCG ACCTCCCTGGTGTTGAAGTGGTGGCCAGCACTTGTGTGATCATCACCAACTCACCCCAAACCTTCCACTGGGTTGGCTATGGGTTCAAGCTCACCATACTCCAGGGCTCCCTGCCAGCTGGTGTTGACCAGTGTCGACTAGACATCAAGGCCAGTGTAGCTGGACAGTACCAGTTTCCTGACAATCTCCAGTTGGTCAGCTGTGTCTTCTGGGTACGTCCTTATCCCTCGGGTCGATTCCAACAGCAGCTGACAGTCGAGATACAGCACTGTGCCAAGATGACCAGCTCCACTAACCTCTCATTTGTGAGAGCACATTGCTCCCAGAAGAGTCTGCCCTACACATTCAAGCAGCTTGAAGGGCGTGGCTCGTTCACTGAGCACAGCTCGTATGGATCACTGGAGCTGAACCACTTTAGTGGACTGGCTGTGACCGGAGAGGATGTGGAGAAACACTACACTGCCAGCCTCTACTACTATCCACACATCAAGCATACCACAAAGATTGATGTAGTATTGTCTTGGAATGATGAAGCTCACGTTTCG GCTGTGGAACAATTTTATGAAAGAAAGGGAGCAGAGAAAGGGTCCCATCTCACAATAGAGTTTGAAGTTCCGAGTGAAGCAATATCTCTTGACATTCCCATGCTTGAGGGTATTGAGAAAGATGGATGGAAGATTTACCCACTAGTAACACCTATT GTTACAAGAGGGGAGGTGGACTCATTTAAGCCTCGTACATACGTTCCGTCCCTCCAACTGAAAGCCAAAGTGCTGCGCCGTGATGAAGCGCAAGATCTTTCTTATGTTTTAAATCTGATAGGAGCCAGGGAACCCAAGAACAAGCTGTTAGTGGAAGTAGAGCTAGCAGAAAGAATTAATACTTATG CAGACTCTCTCCTTGCCGATCGAGCACTTGTACCATCACAAG gcATTCAATTTGCCGATGATAAAGGAGATAAGAATCAATTAGGCACTAATGATTTGCAAGATGTGTTTTCTCAATTGGTGGAGGCCGCTAAAGATTGGTTTGAGTTGGGCCTCGCTTTGAGGATTAAAGTTGACATCCTTGAGGGCATTGATTCTAATAAGAACAGCGATAGAGCTCGCTTGCGTGAAATGCTGACCCACTGGCTGCGATCTTCACCTTCTCGTACATGGAGTGACATTTGCAATGGCCTTAGAAGTGACACTGTTAAACAAATCAAtctggcagataaaattgagGAGAAATACAAAG AGTACTCGTCCCGACCACGCCCCATCACTGGTGAGAAGAGAGAGGCCACTGAACACACTGAGCAAG TTCCCCCCAAGAGACCTCGGTCAGAGGAGCAGTGA
- the LOC135347989 gene encoding tRNA methyltransferase 10 homolog A-like isoform X1 encodes MSDEGASSVRVAVDCSFEQLMSAKDQLKLIKQLQRCYAANRRSVAPFQIHYRSEDFLEVFGKENVVYLLAESTNVLNNVAELEGGESKVTTLIGAAASIDNVYRMDPLGPSWISSIIYSHWPLCQVNLITCFTDFH; translated from the exons ATGAGTGACGAGGGAGCGAGCTCTGTGAGGGTGGCCGTGGACTGCTCTTTTGAACAACTCATGAGTGCGAAG GATCAACTGAAGCTAATCAAACAGTTGCAGAGATGTTATGCTGCCAACAGACGATCAGTAGCTCCCTTTCAG ATCCACTACAGAAGTGAGGACTTTCTGGAGGTGTTTGGTAAAGAGAATGTTGTGTACCTCCTGGCTGAGTCTACCAATGTGTTGAATA ATGTGGCTGAGCTGGAGGGTGGGGAGTCCAAGGTAACCACACTCATCGGGGCAGCTGCTAGCATAGACAATGTCTACAGAATGGACCCTCTTGGACCCTCTTGGATCTCTtcaattatatatagtcactGGCCTTTATGCCAAGTCAACTTAATAACATGTTTCACCGACTTTCATTAG
- the LOC135347989 gene encoding tRNA methyltransferase 10 homolog A-like isoform X2 has product MSDEGASSVRVAVDCSFEQLMSAKDQLKLIKQLQRCYAANRRSVAPFQIHYRSEDFLEVFGKENVVYLLAESTNVLNSKSKDMLLPSLRP; this is encoded by the exons ATGAGTGACGAGGGAGCGAGCTCTGTGAGGGTGGCCGTGGACTGCTCTTTTGAACAACTCATGAGTGCGAAG GATCAACTGAAGCTAATCAAACAGTTGCAGAGATGTTATGCTGCCAACAGACGATCAGTAGCTCCCTTTCAG ATCCACTACAGAAGTGAGGACTTTCTGGAGGTGTTTGGTAAAGAGAATGTTGTGTACCTCCTGGCTGAGTCTACCAATGTGTTGAATAGTAAGAGTAAG gacATGTTACTGCCTAGCCTGAGGCCTTAG
- the LOC135347989 gene encoding tRNA methyltransferase 10 homolog A-like isoform X3 codes for MSDEGASSVRVAVDCSFEQLMSAKDQLKLIKQLQRCYAANRRSVAPFQIHYRSEDFLEVFGKENVVYLLAESTNVLNRHVTA; via the exons ATGAGTGACGAGGGAGCGAGCTCTGTGAGGGTGGCCGTGGACTGCTCTTTTGAACAACTCATGAGTGCGAAG GATCAACTGAAGCTAATCAAACAGTTGCAGAGATGTTATGCTGCCAACAGACGATCAGTAGCTCCCTTTCAG ATCCACTACAGAAGTGAGGACTTTCTGGAGGTGTTTGGTAAAGAGAATGTTGTGTACCTCCTGGCTGAGTCTACCAATGTGTTGAATA gacATGTTACTGCCTAG
- the LOC135347964 gene encoding tRNA methyltransferase 10 homolog A-like, translating to MKQESKVRRKERQSQLKKERQALGGLPPPKKTRLEDGGSSKISQRGSYKKMSDEGASSVRVAVDCSFEQLMSAKDQLKLIKQLQRCYAANRRSVAPLQYYVTSFGGQLKSELDCRYLINKEHEHWDIHYRSEDFLEVFGKENVVYLLAESTNVLNELDPSKAYIIGGLVDHNHHKGHCYQVAEEKGLAHARLPISEYIRMSGRKVLTINHVYEILLDFSTNGKKQLSSPTKKAKINEQR from the exons ATGAA ACAGGAATCCAAAGTGAGAAGGAAAGAGAGACAGAGCCAGTTAAAAAAGGAGAGACAAGCTTTGGGAGGACTCCCTCCACCAAAGAAGACCAGACTGGAAGATGGAGGCTCCTCAAAGA TTAGTCAGAGAGGATCCTACAAGAAGATGAGTGACGAGGGAGCGAGCTCTGTGAGGGTGGCTGTGGACTGCTCTTTTGAACAACTCATGAGTGCAAAG GATCAGCTGAAGCTAATCAAACAGTTGCAGAGATGTTATGCTGCCAACAGACGATCAGTAGCTCCCTTGCAA TACTATGTGACTAGCTTTGGTGGTCAACTGAAGTCAGAGCTGGATTGCAGATATCTAATCAACAAGGAGCATGAACACTGGGAT ATCCACTACAGAAGTGAGGACTTTCTGGAAGTGTTTGGTAAAGAGAATGTTGTGTACCTCCTGGCTGAGTCTACCAATGTGTTGAATG AGCTGGACCCCAGTAAGGCGTACATAATAGGTGGACTAGTCGACCACAATCATCACAAG GGTCACTGTTACCAGGTGGCCGAGGAGAAGGGCCTGGCCCACGCCCGACTACCGATATCAGAGTATATACGAATGAGTGGCAGGAAAGTACTCACCATTAACCATG TGTATGAGATTCTATTGGACTTCTCAACAAATGGAAAAAAGCAGTTAAGTTCTCCCACCAAGAAAGCTAAAATCAACGAGCAACGCTGA